A part of Streptomyces sp. NBC_01210 genomic DNA contains:
- a CDS encoding FadR/GntR family transcriptional regulator, whose product MSTLAHTMMTAARPAESGLAGPGELDRYPYAESPGADRVGPPSWDGADAELGRVGRRAAGSRGRGLHGQLVQQLGQMIVSGDLGADRPLVPEEIGQRFEVSRTVVRESLRVLEAKGLVSARPNVGTRVRPVSDWNLLDPDIIEWRAFGPQRDDQRRELGELRWTIEPLAARLAAGHGREDVQQRLGDMVEIMGHSLAQGDGITFSRADAEFHSLLIQLAGNRMLEHLSGIVSAALQVSGGPVTGCDRPTEVSLAHHARIADALATGDPHAAESAMRQLLTAHSEVERVVPAPREH is encoded by the coding sequence GTGAGTACCCTTGCGCACACCATGATGACCGCCGCCCGCCCCGCCGAGTCCGGCCTCGCCGGCCCGGGCGAACTCGATCGATACCCCTACGCGGAGTCGCCCGGCGCCGACCGCGTCGGCCCTCCCTCCTGGGACGGCGCCGACGCCGAGTTGGGCCGGGTCGGCCGCCGCGCGGCAGGCAGCCGCGGCCGCGGACTGCACGGCCAACTCGTCCAGCAACTTGGCCAGATGATCGTCTCGGGGGACCTCGGTGCGGACCGCCCGCTCGTCCCTGAGGAGATCGGCCAGCGCTTCGAGGTCTCCCGCACCGTCGTCCGTGAATCCCTACGCGTTCTCGAGGCCAAGGGCCTGGTCAGCGCCCGCCCCAATGTCGGAACCCGGGTCCGTCCGGTCAGCGACTGGAATCTGCTGGACCCCGACATCATCGAGTGGCGTGCCTTCGGCCCGCAGCGGGACGATCAGCGTCGGGAGCTGGGCGAGCTGCGGTGGACCATCGAGCCCCTCGCCGCGCGCCTCGCCGCAGGTCACGGGCGTGAGGACGTTCAGCAGCGGCTCGGCGACATGGTCGAGATCATGGGTCACTCCCTCGCTCAGGGGGACGGGATCACGTTCTCGCGGGCCGACGCGGAGTTCCACTCCCTCCTCATCCAGCTCGCAGGCAACCGCATGCTCGAGCACCTCTCCGGCATCGTCTCCGCCGCACTCCAGGTCTCCGGCGGCCCGGTCACCGGCTGTGACCGCCCTACCGAGGTCTCTCTGGCCCACCATGCGCGGATCGCCGACGCACTCGCCACCGGCGACCCGCACGCCGCCGAGTCGGCCATGCGCCAACTGCTCACCGCTCACTCAGAGGTGGAGCGAGTCGTGCCTGCGCCGCGCGAGCACTGA
- a CDS encoding RNA polymerase sigma factor codes for MSASTSRTLPPEIAESESVMALIERGKADGQIAGDDVRRAFEADQIPPTQWKNVLRSLNQILEEEGVTLMVSAAESPKRARKSVAAKSPAKRTATKTVAAKTATAKSVAATAASTAETADAPADEASATAPAKKAAAKKTAAKKAVAKKTAAKKTVAKKTAGKKNADEAAEGEELLDEAQPGGKGEEEEAEGENKGFVLSDDDEDDAPAQQVAVAGATADPVKDYLKQIGKVPLLNAEQEVELAKRIEAGLFAEDKLANSDKLAPKLKRELEIIAEDGRRAKNHLLEANLRLVVSLAKRYTGRGMLFLDLIQEGNLGLIRAVEKFDYTKGYKFSTYATWWIRQAITRAMADQARTIRIPVHMVEVINKLARVQRQMLQDLGREPTPEELAKELDMTPEKVIEVQKYGREPISLHTPLGEDGDSEFGDLIEDSEAVVPADAVSFTLLQEQLHSVLDTLSEREAGVVSMRFGLTDGQPKTLDEIGKVYGVTRERIRQIESKTMSKLRHPSRSQVLRDYLD; via the coding sequence GTGTCGGCCAGCACATCCCGTACGCTCCCGCCGGAGATCGCCGAGTCCGAGTCTGTGATGGCGCTCATCGAGCGGGGAAAGGCTGATGGGCAGATCGCCGGCGATGACGTGCGTCGGGCCTTCGAGGCTGACCAGATTCCGCCAACCCAGTGGAAGAATGTTCTGCGCAGCCTCAACCAGATCCTCGAGGAAGAGGGTGTGACGCTGATGGTCAGTGCCGCGGAGTCGCCGAAGCGCGCCCGCAAGAGCGTCGCAGCGAAGAGCCCGGCAAAGCGCACCGCCACCAAGACCGTCGCGGCCAAGACCGCCACGGCGAAGAGCGTCGCGGCCACCGCGGCGTCGACGGCCGAGACCGCCGACGCCCCGGCCGACGAGGCTTCGGCGACAGCGCCTGCCAAGAAGGCGGCCGCCAAGAAGACGGCGGCCAAGAAGGCGGTGGCGAAGAAGACCGCCGCCAAGAAGACCGTGGCCAAGAAGACCGCGGGCAAGAAGAACGCCGACGAGGCCGCCGAGGGCGAAGAGCTGCTCGATGAGGCCCAGCCCGGTGGAAAGGGCGAGGAGGAAGAGGCCGAGGGCGAGAACAAGGGCTTCGTCCTCTCCGACGATGACGAGGACGACGCGCCTGCCCAGCAGGTCGCCGTCGCCGGCGCCACCGCGGACCCTGTCAAGGACTACCTCAAGCAGATCGGCAAGGTCCCGCTCCTCAACGCCGAGCAGGAGGTCGAGCTCGCCAAGCGCATCGAGGCGGGGCTGTTCGCCGAGGACAAGCTGGCGAACTCCGACAAGCTCGCGCCGAAGCTCAAGCGCGAGCTGGAGATCATCGCCGAGGACGGCCGCCGAGCCAAGAACCACCTGCTCGAGGCCAACCTCCGACTGGTCGTCTCGCTCGCCAAGCGTTACACCGGTCGCGGCATGCTCTTCCTGGACCTGATCCAGGAGGGCAACCTCGGTCTGATCCGCGCGGTCGAGAAGTTCGACTACACCAAGGGCTACAAGTTCTCCACGTACGCCACCTGGTGGATCCGTCAGGCGATCACCCGAGCCATGGCCGACCAGGCCCGCACCATCCGTATCCCGGTGCACATGGTCGAGGTCATCAACAAGCTCGCGCGCGTGCAGCGCCAGATGCTCCAGGACCTGGGCCGCGAGCCCACCCCGGAGGAGCTGGCCAAGGAACTCGACATGACCCCCGAGAAGGTCATCGAGGTCCAGAAGTACGGCCGCGAGCCGATCTCGCTGCACACCCCGCTCGGTGAGGACGGCGACAGCGAGTTCGGTGACCTGATCGAGGACTCCGAGGCGGTCGTGCCGGCCGACGCGGTCAGCTTCACGCTTCTGCAGGAGCAGCTGCACTCGGTGCTCGACACCCTGTCCGAGCGTGAGGCGGGCGTCGTCTCCATGCGCTTCGGTCTCACGGACGGCCAGCCGAAGACCCTGGACGAGATCGGCAAGGTCTACGGCGTGACGCGTGAGCGCATCCGTCAGATCGAGTCCAAGACCATGTCGAAGCTGCGTCACCCGTCGCGTTCGCAGGTTCTGCGCGACTACCTCGACTAG
- a CDS encoding serine protease, protein MRRPIVRALIMASALIAAAAVAPFTSPPLAAADSVVIGGYPAKAADSPWVVALSSRDRFGGTRAGQFCGGVVVSPTKVMTAAHCLSRTVLGVAVRDVRDLAVLAGRTQLLGAGGREIRVSDARVAPTYNSQTNSPDVAVLTLAEALPASQVIPLAGVGDPAYEPGTSATVYGWGDTTGNASYAFSLRAARVTVLSDAVCGQAYPGGLGGKYLKSTMLCAGDPQGGRDACQGDSGGPLVARGRLIGLVSWGGGCGRADSPGVYTRISAVGRS, encoded by the coding sequence ATGCGGCGACCCATCGTTCGAGCCCTGATCATGGCGTCGGCCCTGATTGCAGCGGCGGCCGTGGCGCCGTTCACTTCGCCCCCTCTCGCGGCCGCTGACAGCGTGGTCATCGGCGGCTATCCGGCAAAGGCTGCCGACAGCCCGTGGGTGGTGGCGCTGTCCAGCCGTGACCGGTTCGGCGGAACGCGAGCAGGTCAGTTCTGCGGCGGTGTGGTGGTGTCGCCGACGAAGGTCATGACGGCCGCCCACTGCCTGAGCCGGACCGTACTCGGCGTAGCTGTGCGCGACGTGCGTGACCTGGCGGTCCTCGCCGGGCGCACGCAGCTGCTCGGCGCGGGAGGCAGGGAGATCCGGGTGAGCGACGCCCGGGTCGCGCCGACGTACAACTCGCAGACGAACAGCCCGGACGTGGCGGTGCTGACGCTGGCCGAGGCGCTGCCCGCCTCCCAGGTGATCCCCCTGGCCGGCGTCGGCGACCCGGCGTACGAGCCGGGTACGAGTGCCACCGTGTACGGCTGGGGCGATACGACGGGGAACGCCAGCTACGCGTTCTCCTTGCGCGCCGCACGCGTGACGGTCCTGTCGGACGCTGTCTGTGGGCAGGCCTATCCAGGGGGCCTGGGCGGGAAGTATCTGAAGTCCACGATGCTCTGCGCCGGAGACCCGCAGGGCGGGCGCGACGCCTGTCAGGGGGACAGTGGAGGCCCGCTGGTGGCTCGCGGGCGGCTCATCGGACTGGTCTCCTGGGGCGGCGGCTGCGGCCGGGCCGACAGTCCCGGGGTGTACACGCGGATCTCGGCGGTGGGCCGTTCGTAG
- a CDS encoding DUF7455 domain-containing protein → MTTVLTPASPLTAADRCDRCGAQAYLRVVLSSGGELLFCAHHGRKFEPELKKIAAEIQDETDRLTAVPASVGEEEH, encoded by the coding sequence GTGACTACTGTTCTGACCCCCGCGAGCCCACTGACGGCCGCTGACCGCTGCGACCGCTGCGGCGCCCAGGCTTATCTGCGCGTCGTCCTGAGCAGCGGCGGTGAACTGCTCTTCTGTGCCCACCACGGGCGCAAGTTCGAGCCGGAACTCAAGAAGATCGCCGCGGAAATACAGGATGAGACCGACCGACTGACGGCCGTGCCGGCCAGCGTTGGTGAAGAGGAACACTGA
- a CDS encoding DNA gyrase/topoisomerase IV subunit B gives MTAETSAPSTALLTADRDGSNYTARHLLVLEGLEAVRKRPGMYIGSTDSRGLMHCLWEIIDNSVDEALGGHCDHIEVILHEDGSVEVKDNGRGIPVDIEPKTGLSGVEVVMTKLHAGGKFGGGSYAASGGLHGVGASVVNALSARLDVEVDRGSATHLISFRRGVPGIFTESGPDAPFDPGNGLLKGKRVPKTRTGTRVRYWADRQIFLKDAKLSLDNLHQRARQTAFLVPGLTIVVRDERDLEGAGKNEEIFRFDGGISEFCEYLAQDKAVCDVQRLTGQGTFKETVPVLDDRGHMTPTEVTRELGVDIALRWGTGYDTAVKSFVNIIATPKGGTHVTGFERSITKTMNEVLRSAKLLRVAEDDIVKDDALEGLTAVVTVRLAEPQFEGQTKEVLGTSAANRIVANVVAKELKAFLTSTKRDDKAQARAVMEKAVAAARTRIAARQHKDAQRRKTALETSSLPAKLADCRSDDVERSELFIVEGDSALGTAKLARNSEFQALLPIRGKILNVQKASVTDMLKNAECGAIIQVIGAGSGRTFDIDAARYGKIVLLVDADVDGAHIRILLLTLFQRYMRPMVEAGRVFAAVPPLHRIELVQPKKGQDKYVYTYSDSELRQTLLEFQRKGVRFKDSIQRYKGLGEMDADQLAETTMDPRHRTLRRINIGDLDSSEEVFDLLMGNEVAPRKEFITSSAATLDRSRIDA, from the coding sequence GTGACCGCCGAAACGTCCGCGCCGTCCACAGCGCTGCTGACAGCAGACCGTGACGGTTCCAACTACACAGCGCGGCACCTGCTCGTACTCGAGGGGCTCGAGGCGGTCCGCAAGCGCCCGGGCATGTACATCGGGTCCACCGACAGCCGCGGCCTGATGCACTGCCTCTGGGAGATCATCGACAACTCCGTGGACGAAGCCCTCGGCGGCCACTGCGACCACATCGAGGTGATCCTTCACGAGGACGGATCCGTCGAGGTCAAGGACAACGGCCGAGGCATCCCTGTCGATATCGAGCCCAAGACCGGGCTCTCCGGTGTCGAGGTCGTGATGACCAAGCTGCACGCCGGCGGAAAGTTCGGCGGCGGCTCGTACGCCGCGTCGGGCGGACTGCACGGCGTGGGCGCCTCCGTCGTCAACGCCCTCTCCGCGCGCCTCGACGTCGAGGTCGACCGCGGGAGCGCGACCCACCTGATCAGCTTCCGCCGCGGTGTCCCCGGCATCTTCACCGAGTCGGGACCCGACGCGCCCTTCGACCCGGGGAACGGGCTGCTCAAGGGCAAGCGGGTGCCCAAGACCCGCACCGGCACGCGCGTACGGTACTGGGCCGACCGGCAGATCTTCCTCAAGGACGCCAAGCTCTCACTGGACAACCTCCACCAGCGCGCCCGCCAGACCGCCTTCCTGGTGCCCGGTCTGACGATCGTGGTCCGGGACGAGCGGGACCTGGAGGGTGCAGGCAAGAACGAGGAGATCTTCCGCTTCGACGGCGGCATCAGTGAGTTCTGCGAATACCTGGCCCAGGACAAGGCCGTCTGCGACGTGCAGCGCCTGACCGGGCAGGGCACCTTCAAGGAGACCGTCCCGGTCCTCGACGATCGCGGTCATATGACGCCCACCGAGGTCACCCGCGAGCTCGGCGTCGACATTGCCCTCCGCTGGGGCACGGGATACGACACCGCGGTCAAGTCCTTCGTCAACATCATCGCCACCCCCAAGGGCGGCACCCATGTGACCGGCTTCGAACGCTCCATCACCAAGACGATGAACGAGGTACTGCGCTCGGCCAAGCTGCTGCGCGTCGCCGAGGACGACATCGTCAAGGACGACGCCCTGGAGGGTCTCACCGCGGTCGTCACGGTCCGGCTGGCGGAGCCGCAGTTCGAGGGCCAGACCAAGGAGGTGCTGGGCACCTCGGCGGCCAACAGGATCGTCGCCAACGTCGTCGCCAAGGAGCTCAAGGCGTTTCTGACCTCCACCAAGCGCGACGACAAGGCGCAGGCCCGTGCGGTGATGGAGAAGGCCGTTGCCGCCGCCCGTACGCGCATCGCGGCCCGTCAGCACAAGGACGCGCAGCGCCGTAAGACCGCGCTGGAGACCTCCTCGCTGCCGGCCAAGCTCGCCGACTGCCGCAGCGACGACGTGGAGCGCAGCGAGCTCTTCATCGTCGAGGGGGACTCCGCACTCGGCACCGCCAAGCTCGCGCGGAACAGCGAGTTCCAGGCGCTTCTGCCGATCCGCGGCAAGATCCTGAACGTCCAGAAGGCGTCCGTCACGGACATGCTCAAGAACGCCGAGTGCGGCGCGATCATCCAGGTCATAGGAGCGGGGTCCGGGCGGACCTTCGACATCGACGCCGCCCGCTACGGCAAGATCGTCCTGCTGGTCGACGCCGACGTCGACGGCGCCCACATCCGCATCCTGCTGCTCACGCTCTTCCAGCGCTATATGCGGCCGATGGTGGAGGCGGGCCGGGTGTTCGCCGCCGTGCCGCCGCTGCACCGGATCGAGCTGGTCCAGCCCAAGAAGGGCCAGGACAAGTACGTGTACACGTACTCCGACAGCGAGCTGCGGCAGACGCTGCTGGAGTTCCAGCGCAAGGGGGTCCGTTTCAAGGACTCCATCCAGCGCTACAAGGGCCTCGGCGAGATGGACGCCGACCAGCTGGCGGAGACCACGATGGACCCGCGCCACCGCACGCTGCGCCGGATCAACATCGGCGACCTGGACTCCTCCGAGGAGGTCTTCGACCTGCTGATGGGCAATGAGGTCGCGCCCCGCAAGGAGTTCATCACCAGCTCGGCGGCGACGCTGGACCGCTCGCGGATCGACGCCTGA
- a CDS encoding DUF485 domain-containing protein, whose translation MEKQEGRDAAAVRLDDPWYDALASGWGELEGTGAPTPVVPDPRANRGSAGPGAADIYLEVQRSAAFQEVRSRYRRFVGPAVLAFLVWYLAYVVAATTAPGLMARPVAGAVNVAMVAGLGQFLTTFLLTWAYARHARLRRDRAALDLRWTVYDQTRAQETARGTER comes from the coding sequence GTGGAGAAGCAGGAAGGGCGGGACGCCGCTGCGGTGCGGCTCGACGACCCGTGGTACGACGCGCTGGCCTCCGGCTGGGGCGAGCTGGAAGGCACGGGCGCGCCCACGCCCGTCGTGCCGGACCCGCGCGCGAACCGGGGGAGTGCCGGACCGGGCGCGGCCGACATCTATCTGGAAGTGCAGCGCAGCGCCGCCTTCCAGGAGGTGCGCAGCCGCTACCGGAGGTTCGTCGGCCCCGCCGTTCTCGCCTTCCTCGTCTGGTACTTGGCGTATGTCGTCGCGGCCACCACCGCTCCCGGCCTGATGGCCCGGCCGGTGGCGGGAGCGGTGAATGTGGCGATGGTCGCGGGCCTCGGACAGTTCCTCACCACCTTCCTGCTGACCTGGGCGTACGCACGCCATGCCCGGCTGCGAAGGGACCGCGCGGCCCTGGATCTGCGCTGGACCGTGTATGACCAGACGAGGGCACAGGAGACGGCACGAGGGACCGAGCGTTGA
- a CDS encoding solute symporter family protein: MSDDHQTLALLLFSAFIAVTLGITSWVGHNRRGSAEEFYVGGRLFSPMENGFAIAGDYMSAASFLGISGLIALFGYDGMLYSVGFLVAWLVVLFLVAELVRNCGRFTLADVVASRMRERPVRIAAGTSSVTVSVLYLVAQMVGAGSLVALLLGGTSEAARSWTVIGVGALMVIYVSLGGMRATTWIQIVKAVLLMAGAIVMTVLVLTRFHGDFNQLLNTAAERSGHGKDFLSPGLKYGGDWTARLDFISLGLALVLGTAGLPHILSRFYTVPTARAARRSVVWSIGLIGSFYLMTIVLGFGAAAVVGTDEVRKSNAAGNTAVPLLALDLGGGAGSTGGTVLFAVVAAVAFATILAVVAGITLASSASVAHDLYASLRRRHARQHSEVAVARLAAAGIGLAAIALGLLARDLNVAFLVGLAFAVAASANLPVLLYSLFWRSFTTRGAVWSVYGGLVPALLLVVLSPVVSGSPEALFPGVDFHVFPLQNPGLVSIPLGFLAGWIGTATSAEQPDGAKHAETEVRALTGAGAV; encoded by the coding sequence TTGAGCGACGACCACCAGACCCTGGCGCTGCTGCTGTTCAGCGCGTTCATCGCGGTCACTCTCGGCATCACCAGCTGGGTGGGCCACAACAGGCGTGGCTCGGCAGAGGAGTTCTACGTCGGCGGGCGGCTCTTCTCCCCCATGGAGAACGGGTTCGCCATCGCCGGCGACTACATGTCCGCCGCATCCTTCCTCGGGATCTCCGGCCTCATCGCCCTGTTCGGCTACGACGGGATGCTCTATTCCGTGGGCTTCCTGGTCGCCTGGCTGGTGGTTCTGTTCCTCGTTGCCGAACTCGTGCGCAACTGCGGCCGGTTCACCCTCGCCGATGTCGTTGCCTCGAGGATGAGAGAGCGGCCCGTCCGTATCGCCGCGGGAACTTCTTCGGTCACCGTGTCCGTTCTCTATCTGGTGGCGCAGATGGTGGGAGCCGGGAGCCTGGTCGCGCTGCTGCTCGGCGGTACGAGCGAGGCCGCGCGCTCGTGGACCGTGATCGGCGTGGGTGCCCTGATGGTGATCTATGTGTCGTTGGGAGGGATGCGAGCCACCACCTGGATCCAGATCGTGAAGGCCGTGCTGCTGATGGCGGGCGCGATCGTGATGACCGTGCTCGTACTGACGCGCTTCCACGGCGACTTCAACCAACTGCTCAACACCGCAGCCGAACGCAGCGGCCACGGCAAGGACTTCCTCTCGCCCGGCCTCAAGTACGGCGGGGACTGGACCGCGCGCCTCGACTTCATCAGCCTCGGACTGGCGCTGGTTCTGGGCACGGCCGGCCTGCCGCACATCCTGTCCCGCTTCTACACCGTGCCGACCGCGCGGGCCGCCCGCCGCTCGGTCGTCTGGTCGATCGGTCTCATCGGCAGCTTCTATCTGATGACGATCGTGCTCGGCTTCGGTGCTGCCGCGGTGGTCGGCACCGACGAGGTGCGGAAGTCGAACGCCGCAGGGAACACCGCGGTTCCGCTGCTCGCGCTGGACCTCGGCGGAGGAGCGGGATCCACTGGTGGCACCGTTCTCTTCGCGGTGGTCGCGGCCGTGGCCTTCGCGACGATCCTTGCCGTCGTTGCCGGAATCACCCTCGCCTCCTCCGCCTCCGTCGCCCACGATCTGTACGCCTCGCTCCGCCGACGCCACGCCAGACAGCACAGTGAGGTAGCGGTCGCCCGTCTTGCCGCGGCCGGTATCGGCTTGGCTGCCATCGCGCTCGGCCTGCTCGCCCGGGACCTGAACGTCGCGTTCCTGGTGGGCCTGGCCTTCGCGGTCGCCGCCTCCGCCAATCTGCCCGTACTGCTCTACTCGCTGTTCTGGCGGAGCTTCACCACGCGTGGGGCGGTCTGGTCGGTGTACGGAGGGCTGGTCCCGGCCCTGCTCCTGGTGGTGCTTTCGCCGGTCGTCTCGGGCAGCCCAGAGGCGCTGTTCCCGGGCGTGGACTTTCATGTCTTCCCGCTGCAGAACCCCGGCCTGGTCTCCATCCCGCTGGGTTTCCTGGCGGGCTGGATCGGCACCGCCACCTCGGCGGAGCAGCCGGACGGGGCGAAGCACGCGGAGACGGAGGTGCGGGCGCTGACAGGTGCGGGAGCGGTGTGA
- a CDS encoding DUF7342 family protein, with the protein MIDVLVVDDDVRVAEINAAYVSKVPGFRVSATAHSAAEALARIADRPVDLILLDHYLPDGNGLAVVRELRRLGHQTDVIMVTAARDVATVQAAMRHGALQYLVKPFNFAGLRTKLEAYSMLRRTLEGGGEAEQAEVDRMFGALSAGSVAPDLPKGHSPTTAELVRQVLLTAEGPLSTQEIAERAGVSRQTAQRYLKLLERTSRVRLSLKYGETGRPEHRYVWSSRA; encoded by the coding sequence CTGATCGACGTATTGGTGGTGGACGACGACGTCCGGGTCGCGGAGATCAACGCGGCCTATGTGTCCAAAGTGCCGGGCTTCCGGGTCTCCGCGACGGCGCACTCGGCCGCCGAGGCGCTCGCCCGGATCGCCGACAGGCCGGTGGATCTGATCCTGCTCGACCACTATCTGCCGGACGGGAACGGTCTTGCGGTCGTACGGGAGCTGCGTCGGCTCGGCCACCAGACCGACGTGATCATGGTGACAGCGGCGCGTGATGTCGCCACCGTCCAGGCGGCGATGCGCCATGGCGCGCTGCAGTACCTGGTGAAACCGTTCAACTTCGCGGGTCTGCGCACCAAGTTGGAGGCGTACTCCATGCTGCGCCGCACTCTGGAGGGCGGTGGCGAGGCGGAACAGGCGGAGGTGGACCGTATGTTCGGGGCCCTGTCGGCCGGTTCCGTCGCGCCCGACCTGCCCAAGGGCCACTCGCCGACCACCGCCGAGCTGGTACGCCAGGTGCTGCTGACCGCCGAGGGGCCGCTCTCCACCCAGGAGATCGCAGAACGGGCGGGCGTGAGCCGGCAGACCGCGCAGCGCTATCTGAAGCTGCTGGAGCGGACAAGCAGAGTGCGGCTCAGTCTCAAGTACGGCGAGACCGGCCGTCCGGAGCACCGCTACGTGTGGTCCTCGCGTGCCTGA
- a CDS encoding sensor histidine kinase → MSPVPTAPARRRRFGWPQRVFSQVLLMQLAIATGVTVLATGLFLAPLSAQLDDQAMRRALAIAQTTASPEVADELLGSRPTAGGPVQAKAERIRQATGAEYVVIMDRRGVRWSHTAPEQIGRVVSTDPSDALAGNEVLEIDSGTLGRSARGKVPLRDRSGTIVGAVSVGIEYDSVRARLLAAIPGLLAYAGGALAVGALAAYLISRRLQRQTHDLAFSDISALLAEREAMLHGIREGVVALDATGRIRLMNDEAQRLLGLGDEAMGLPLDEVLGDGRTTDVLAGRVTGEDLLTVRGSRVLIANRMPTDDGGAVATLRDRTELEQLGRELDSTRGLIDALRAQDHEHANRMHTLLGLLELEMHEDAVEFVTEVVGVHRATAEQITEKIHDPLLGALLVGKATVAAERSVSLRIAPGTLLPDRLVDPRGLVTVVGNLVDNALDAAGGSDDPRIEIELRAEGRTAVLRIADSGPGVPPEQQELIFTEGWSTKELPVHGKRGLGLAMVRRLAERQGGSARVRDAAGGGAEFTVVLPEALTEPGLATAEGAR, encoded by the coding sequence ATGAGTCCCGTACCGACCGCTCCCGCCCGGCGCCGGCGGTTCGGCTGGCCGCAGCGGGTCTTCTCCCAGGTCCTGCTGATGCAGCTGGCCATCGCCACCGGTGTCACTGTGCTGGCCACCGGCCTCTTCCTCGCCCCGCTCAGCGCACAACTCGACGATCAGGCGATGCGCCGGGCGCTCGCCATCGCCCAGACCACCGCTTCCCCGGAAGTCGCCGACGAGCTGCTCGGCTCACGGCCGACGGCCGGTGGTCCGGTTCAGGCCAAGGCCGAGCGGATACGACAGGCGACCGGCGCCGAGTATGTCGTGATCATGGACAGGCGTGGCGTGCGCTGGTCCCACACCGCCCCCGAGCAGATCGGCCGGGTCGTCTCCACCGATCCCAGCGACGCCCTCGCGGGCAACGAGGTGCTGGAGATCGACAGCGGAACGCTCGGCCGATCCGCCCGTGGGAAGGTGCCACTGCGGGACAGAAGCGGCACGATCGTCGGCGCGGTATCGGTCGGTATCGAGTACGACAGCGTGCGCGCCAGGCTGCTGGCGGCGATCCCGGGACTGCTCGCATATGCCGGCGGGGCCCTGGCTGTCGGAGCCCTGGCCGCCTATCTGATCTCCCGCAGGCTCCAGCGGCAGACCCACGACCTGGCCTTCTCCGATATCTCCGCTCTGCTGGCGGAGCGCGAGGCAATGCTCCACGGCATCCGGGAAGGAGTCGTGGCGCTCGACGCCACGGGCAGGATCCGGCTGATGAACGACGAGGCACAGCGGCTGCTCGGCCTGGGCGACGAGGCGATGGGGCTGCCGCTCGACGAGGTCCTCGGCGACGGCCGCACCACCGATGTACTGGCGGGCCGCGTCACCGGCGAGGACCTGCTGACCGTGCGGGGCAGCCGGGTGCTGATCGCCAACCGGATGCCGACCGACGACGGCGGCGCCGTCGCCACCCTGCGCGACCGCACCGAGCTGGAGCAGCTGGGCCGCGAGCTGGACTCCACCCGCGGCCTGATCGACGCCCTGCGGGCGCAGGACCATGAGCACGCCAACCGGATGCACACCCTGCTCGGGCTACTCGAGCTAGAGATGCACGAGGACGCGGTGGAGTTCGTCACCGAGGTGGTCGGGGTGCACCGGGCCACCGCGGAGCAGATCACCGAAAAGATCCACGACCCGCTGCTCGGCGCGCTGCTGGTGGGCAAGGCGACGGTGGCGGCGGAGCGGAGCGTATCGCTGCGTATCGCGCCCGGCACGCTGCTGCCGGACCGACTGGTGGACCCGCGCGGTCTGGTGACGGTCGTCGGCAATCTCGTGGACAACGCTCTGGACGCGGCCGGCGGCTCCGACGACCCGCGGATCGAGATCGAGCTTCGTGCGGAGGGCCGTACGGCCGTGCTGCGGATCGCGGACAGCGGTCCCGGAGTCCCGCCCGAGCAGCAAGAGTTGATCTTCACTGAGGGCTGGTCCACCAAGGAACTTCCGGTCCACGGCAAGCGCGGTCTCGGGCTGGCGATGGTGCGCAGGCTTGCGGAGCGGCAGGGCGGCAGCGCGCGAGTACGCGACGCGGCGGGCGGGGGCGCCGAATTCACCGTCGTACTCCCGGAGGCGCTGACCGAGCCGGGGCTGGCCACCGCCGAGGGGGCGCGATGA
- a CDS encoding DUF6082 family protein: protein MSTQGNGNRGVIAGVAVVFLSALAVIGLVAALSLAISATMKELAPDTDVSAANAVFSGLAFGAVIVALVIQHQQMHRQNSNLSTQLEHMEQANSFQRRADITNQQRLHFELLSKAMDDPDLAAVLDTYDAALSPVKQRQFLYANALYQHVLHAYRIGAASEDDVRGHLRVICRNPIFREFWAATRDHRASVSYESQEAYLGRLVDRLINRQGDDGRGWWAD from the coding sequence ATGAGCACACAGGGGAACGGCAACCGGGGTGTCATCGCCGGTGTCGCGGTTGTCTTCCTGAGCGCATTGGCGGTCATCGGACTGGTCGCTGCGCTCAGCCTCGCCATCAGCGCCACGATGAAGGAACTCGCGCCCGACACGGACGTCTCTGCCGCCAATGCGGTTTTCTCCGGTCTGGCCTTCGGCGCGGTGATCGTCGCCCTGGTGATTCAGCACCAGCAAATGCACCGCCAGAACAGCAACCTGAGCACCCAGCTCGAGCACATGGAGCAGGCCAACAGTTTCCAGCGCCGCGCCGACATCACCAACCAGCAGCGACTCCATTTCGAGCTGCTGAGCAAGGCGATGGACGATCCGGACCTGGCTGCTGTTCTGGACACCTACGACGCCGCGTTATCGCCGGTGAAGCAGCGCCAGTTCCTCTACGCCAATGCCCTGTACCAGCACGTTCTGCACGCCTACCGGATCGGGGCGGCAAGCGAGGACGACGTCCGGGGACACCTTCGAGTGATTTGCCGGAACCCCATCTTCCGCGAGTTCTGGGCTGCTACAAGGGACCATCGCGCCAGCGTGAGTTACGAATCGCAGGAGGCCTACCTGGGGCGGCTGGTCGATCGCCTCATCAACCGTCAGGGGGATGACGGCCGTGGCTGGTGGGCCGACTGA